One genomic segment of Profundibacter amoris includes these proteins:
- a CDS encoding SDR family NAD(P)-dependent oxidoreductase produces the protein MRTALVTGSAGFIGYFTSKRLLEAGFRVIGVDAMTDYYDVSLKERRHEMLLESPHFTAINARIETPDMLKNLMRDEGVDVVVHLAAQAGVRYSIEDPKSYVQANLLGAYELLEAARAYPPKHLLMASTSSVYGANTQMPYKETDKVDTQMSFYAATKKANEAMAHSYAHLYGIPTTMFRFFTVYGPWGRPDMAPIRFAKAIYANEAIDVYNHGKMKRDFTYVEDLVEGILRLIDAVPVRPVSGDAIEDGDSLSPVAPFRQVNIGNAEPVPLMDFISAMEAAIGVEAKKNFMDIQPGDVPATWADISLLKRLTGYAPKTDVRTGAKKFVAWYREYYNVS, from the coding sequence ATGCGCACAGCCCTCGTTACCGGTTCTGCCGGATTTATCGGATACTTTACCAGCAAACGGCTGCTCGAGGCCGGATTCCGGGTGATCGGTGTTGATGCCATGACCGATTATTACGATGTGTCGCTGAAAGAACGGCGTCACGAAATGCTGTTGGAATCACCGCATTTCACCGCAATCAATGCGCGCATCGAAACCCCCGATATGCTGAAAAACCTGATGCGCGACGAAGGGGTGGATGTGGTTGTCCATCTGGCGGCGCAGGCCGGTGTGCGTTATTCGATCGAGGATCCGAAGTCCTATGTGCAGGCCAATTTGCTGGGCGCTTATGAACTGCTGGAAGCCGCCCGCGCCTATCCTCCAAAACACCTTTTGATGGCCTCGACATCGTCGGTTTACGGCGCCAATACGCAGATGCCCTATAAGGAAACCGATAAGGTGGACACGCAGATGTCGTTCTACGCCGCCACCAAAAAGGCGAACGAGGCGATGGCCCATTCCTATGCCCATCTGTATGGCATCCCGACCACCATGTTCCGGTTTTTCACCGTTTACGGCCCGTGGGGCCGTCCCGACATGGCGCCAATCCGGTTTGCCAAGGCCATTTATGCAAATGAGGCGATAGACGTTTACAACCACGGCAAAATGAAACGCGACTTTACCTATGTCGAGGATCTGGTCGAAGGCATCCTGCGCCTGATCGATGCGGTGCCGGTGCGCCCCGTTTCCGGGGATGCGATCGAGGACGGCGACAGCCTTAGCCCCGTTGCGCCGTTCCGGCAGGTGAATATCGGCAATGCCGAACCCGTGCCGCTGATGGATTTCATTTCCGCGATGGAAGCCGCCATCGGGGTTGAGGCGAAAAAGAATTTCATGGACATCCAGCCCGGCGATGTGCCCGCCACCTGGGCCGATATATCCCTGTTGAAACGGCTGACGGGGTATGCACCGAAAACCGACGTGCGCACGGGGGCAAAGAAATTTGTGGCGTGGTATCGGGAGTATTATAACGTATCCTGA